A genomic window from Candidatus Krumholzibacteriia bacterium includes:
- the murD gene encoding UDP-N-acetylmuramoyl-L-alanine--D-glutamate ligase, producing MSGTLILGMARSGQAAARLLMEEGKSPRLADSKLSQEDLPSALRDLDFRGGAFREEFFEGIDTLILSPGVPLDSLPVHVARRRGIRVSGELEEAFSRTRRPVMAITGSNGKSTTTTLASLLLEASGLRAPACGNLGTPLSDAIVNHPDADVWVVEVSSFQAETFSRFHPRSASLLNLTPDHLDRYVSMEAYARAKLACFSLMKEEDTLVLDESLEERLSFCPSRRLRFSRKDSGGEGAFLLGDDLCLRFGGKEDRVLPLAELALAGEHNLLNALAALALSLPLGLKPGAAGDVLREFSGLPHRMESLGVLGPLNCFNDSKATNVEATLASLGKHPRPFRLIAGGRDKGGDFSLLAGGLPRLKRVYAIGEASGKILEAFGDRALACETLERAIKKARQEGSEGEDLILSPACSSFDQFRDFEDRGDRFRDLIRELS from the coding sequence ATGTCCGGTACCCTGATTCTGGGAATGGCCCGAAGCGGGCAAGCTGCTGCCCGCTTGCTGATGGAGGAAGGCAAAAGCCCCCGGCTTGCGGACAGCAAGCTCTCGCAGGAGGATCTTCCTTCCGCGCTCCGGGATCTGGATTTTCGTGGAGGGGCTTTTCGCGAGGAGTTTTTTGAAGGGATTGACACCCTGATTCTCAGCCCCGGCGTTCCGCTGGACTCGCTCCCCGTGCATGTGGCTCGCCGCCGGGGAATCCGCGTGAGCGGAGAACTGGAAGAGGCCTTCTCCCGCACCCGTCGCCCGGTGATGGCCATTACCGGCAGCAATGGCAAGAGCACCACCACGACTCTGGCATCGCTTCTTCTTGAGGCATCCGGTCTGCGGGCTCCTGCCTGTGGAAATCTCGGAACGCCTCTATCCGATGCCATCGTCAATCATCCCGATGCCGATGTCTGGGTGGTGGAAGTCAGCAGTTTTCAGGCGGAGACCTTTTCCCGCTTCCACCCCCGATCTGCCTCTCTTCTGAACCTCACGCCCGATCACCTGGATCGCTATGTCAGCATGGAGGCCTATGCCCGCGCAAAGCTGGCCTGTTTCTCCTTGATGAAGGAGGAAGACACGCTGGTTCTTGATGAAAGCCTCGAGGAGCGGCTTTCTTTCTGTCCCTCGAGAAGACTGCGCTTTTCCCGAAAGGACTCCGGTGGGGAGGGGGCATTTCTCTTGGGCGATGATCTCTGCCTGAGGTTCGGGGGGAAGGAGGACAGGGTGCTGCCGCTGGCAGAACTGGCCCTGGCCGGGGAGCACAATCTTCTCAATGCGCTGGCGGCGCTGGCTCTTTCCCTGCCCCTGGGCCTGAAGCCCGGGGCGGCTGGAGATGTACTCCGGGAGTTTTCCGGCCTTCCCCATCGCATGGAGTCTCTGGGAGTTCTCGGTCCCCTGAACTGCTTCAATGACTCGAAGGCCACCAATGTCGAAGCCACCCTCGCGAGTCTGGGCAAGCATCCCCGACCCTTTCGACTTATTGCCGGTGGCAGGGACAAGGGCGGTGATTTCAGTCTTCTGGCAGGGGGCCTTCCCCGACTGAAGCGGGTCTACGCGATCGGAGAGGCCAGCGGGAAAATCCTGGAGGCTTTTGGTGACCGCGCCCTTGCCTGTGAAACTCTGGAGCGTGCCATCAAGAAGGCCCGGCAGGAAGGCTCTGAAGGGGAGGATCTCATTCTCTCTCCCGCCTGCTCGAGTTTTGATCAGTTCCGGGATTTCGAGGACCGGGGCGACCGCTTCCGGGATCTGATTCGGGAGCTCTCATGA